From the genome of Chania multitudinisentens RB-25, one region includes:
- a CDS encoding fimbrial protein encodes MNRFNFREPTRGLSFLSTPLLTTALLLWSTASMAGSSSTPLNFTATFIAGTCDITVSPSDINWGSIPSAEIKQAGASGVQPRDLAVNYANCTGFGIHPKLTISGTTLSAGIPLFTKNNNAGNDDASGYGVRLVSSAAPQTALGDGDRVSVGTPGVPLSELNGTQTPFQASLSCGNNCAASTLHGGMLSATVTFQFLYE; translated from the coding sequence ATGAATAGATTCAATTTTCGGGAACCGACCAGAGGTCTCTCTTTTTTATCCACTCCGCTACTGACCACGGCGCTGCTGCTGTGGAGTACGGCGAGTATGGCGGGATCGTCTTCTACTCCGCTTAATTTCACGGCGACCTTTATAGCTGGCACCTGTGATATTACCGTCAGTCCGAGCGACATTAACTGGGGTTCGATCCCTTCAGCAGAGATCAAACAGGCAGGCGCTAGCGGCGTGCAGCCCCGTGATCTGGCGGTCAACTACGCCAACTGTACCGGGTTTGGTATCCACCCCAAACTGACCATCAGCGGTACTACCCTTAGCGCTGGGATCCCGCTGTTTACCAAGAACAACAATGCCGGGAACGATGACGCCAGCGGGTATGGGGTGCGCCTGGTGAGCAGCGCTGCACCACAGACAGCGCTGGGGGATGGCGATCGGGTGTCCGTCGGCACGCCGGGCGTGCCACTGAGTGAACTTAATGGAACCCAGACGCCGTTTCAGGCCAGCCTCTCCTGCGGCAATAATTGCGCGGCCTCAACGCTGCATGGCGGCATGCTTAGCGCCACCGTCACTTTTCAGTTTCTGTATGAGTGA
- a CDS encoding fimbrial protein, which produces MARCSKAPLIGLLGSLLLPTVTLAANTASVDFSAQISDGSCELTLSEPHLSYGVHRRSDVQASTTVMLLPLTAGIQCSGATTPTIKVSGVPYTPAPVSRAVIFRDADSAAKGVGFMVRRDTGGITTGNFFNTDAALVNGEAVTLSAVAEETLHSEPFLLGLVRAGNEPVTPGTIKATLTFTVAYE; this is translated from the coding sequence ATGGCACGGTGCAGTAAGGCGCCGCTGATAGGGCTGCTGGGTAGTCTGCTGCTGCCGACAGTCACTCTGGCTGCCAATACCGCTTCGGTAGATTTCAGTGCTCAGATCAGCGATGGCAGTTGCGAACTGACGCTGTCCGAGCCCCACTTGTCTTACGGCGTGCATCGCCGGAGCGATGTACAGGCCAGCACAACGGTGATGCTGCTGCCATTGACGGCAGGCATCCAGTGCAGCGGTGCTACTACTCCAACGATTAAAGTGAGTGGCGTTCCCTATACTCCGGCACCTGTCTCCCGGGCAGTGATATTTCGCGATGCGGATTCCGCAGCCAAGGGCGTGGGCTTCATGGTGCGCCGCGATACCGGTGGTATTACGACCGGCAATTTCTTTAATACCGATGCGGCATTGGTGAATGGAGAAGCCGTTACGCTGTCTGCCGTTGCAGAAGAAACACTGCACAGCGAACCTTTCCTGCTGGGGCTGGTACGTGCGGGTAACGAACCGGTTACCCCTGGCACCATCAAAGCCACACTGACTTTTACGGTGGCTTATGAATAG
- a CDS encoding fimbria/pilus outer membrane usher protein, whose amino-acid sequence MTIHSYFCSRQRRGGQNTCVRFPPQLLALSILLASQPTLAQDYFDPGFLNVLGGKSEVDLSAFNQAGGMEEGSYPLEVAINQREAGQFTLEFKKNAQGKITPQLTPAFLDSLGVNIAQVPSLKNLPTEQPIDDLPTLIPQASTTLNLAQLRLDISIPQVAMKPGLGNAVDPALWEEGISALLANYTLSAGRTSNSSSGTTQHSNNLFALLHAGANSGPWRLRSSVTHTRTDNSGYINQPRTNSQSTRLSETYLARDFHGLRSTLLAGESSTGSDVFDSVPFRGVKLNSNELMLPPQLRGYAPVINGIANGNARVTVRQNGNVVYETWVAPGPFRINDVQQAGLSGDYDVTVTEANGEIRNFIVPYSSLPVMLRPGGWKYELTAGRYDGNMTQESRRAEFMLGTLIYGLPQGFTLYGGALAAKDYQALSVGSGISVKNIGAFSADVTASSANFAETQQTGQSYRVRYSKSLISTGTSVDLTALRYSTRNYYSFSEFNGQGFRLEDGVSPWLQQRRRSSFQTQLSQQLGSWGSLNFRASRDDYWGSERSLTGLALGYNNSYRGVSYGVNYAIDRMQDSNGSWPENRQLSLNVSVPFSVFGHAPALQSMYATSSMSRDNTGRIQSQTGISGSALNQAFSYSASQGLGNQGQAANSNLSAGWQGSKGSLSAGYSYSEDSQSINLNASGGMLVHSDGVTFSRSMGESVALVSAPGAAGVNVSGGTAVTDSRGYAVVPYLTAYGKNSVGLDPATLPEGVDITQSNQNVYPTQGAVVKANFATRIGYQVLMTLKRETGVVPFGATASLINAPQEENGSIVGDAGQVYLSGLPEQGALNVTWGDNPDRQCRVNFNLKETQTTPERPVREITASCVSANEKA is encoded by the coding sequence ATGACCATTCATTCCTATTTCTGTTCCCGCCAGCGCAGGGGCGGGCAGAACACTTGCGTCCGGTTTCCGCCGCAGCTCCTGGCATTAAGCATACTGCTCGCCAGTCAGCCAACGTTGGCACAGGATTATTTTGACCCCGGTTTTCTCAACGTACTGGGCGGCAAGAGCGAAGTCGATCTGTCGGCATTTAACCAAGCGGGCGGTATGGAAGAAGGCAGCTATCCGCTGGAGGTGGCGATCAACCAGCGTGAGGCCGGCCAGTTTACTCTGGAGTTTAAAAAGAATGCACAGGGGAAGATCACCCCGCAATTAACTCCGGCCTTCCTGGATTCGCTCGGCGTGAACATCGCCCAGGTTCCCAGCCTGAAAAATCTGCCGACAGAACAGCCGATAGACGATCTGCCCACGTTAATTCCGCAGGCCAGCACCACATTGAACCTGGCACAATTGCGTCTGGACATCAGCATTCCTCAGGTGGCGATGAAACCAGGGCTGGGTAACGCCGTGGACCCAGCACTCTGGGAAGAAGGCATCAGCGCCCTGCTGGCCAACTATACCCTCAGCGCCGGGCGTACCAGCAACAGCAGCAGTGGCACCACGCAGCACAGCAACAACCTGTTTGCCCTGCTGCATGCCGGAGCCAATAGTGGCCCCTGGCGGCTACGGAGTAGCGTCACGCATACGCGCACAGACAACAGTGGCTATATCAACCAGCCCCGAACCAACAGCCAAAGCACCCGCTTATCCGAAACCTACCTGGCTCGTGATTTCCACGGGCTGCGTTCTACCTTACTGGCAGGGGAAAGCAGTACCGGGAGTGACGTGTTTGACAGCGTGCCGTTTCGCGGGGTGAAGCTCAATTCGAATGAGCTGATGTTGCCACCACAGTTGCGCGGCTATGCGCCGGTTATCAATGGGATCGCCAACGGCAACGCGCGGGTAACGGTACGCCAGAACGGCAACGTGGTCTACGAAACCTGGGTAGCCCCGGGGCCGTTTCGCATCAATGATGTACAGCAGGCCGGGCTGTCAGGGGACTACGACGTCACCGTGACCGAAGCCAACGGCGAGATTCGCAATTTTATCGTTCCCTATTCGTCGTTGCCAGTAATGTTGCGCCCCGGCGGATGGAAGTATGAACTGACCGCCGGGCGCTATGACGGCAATATGACCCAGGAGTCACGCCGCGCGGAATTTATGCTGGGCACGCTGATTTACGGCCTGCCGCAGGGGTTCACCCTGTACGGTGGTGCTCTGGCGGCCAAAGACTATCAGGCATTGAGTGTCGGTAGTGGTATCTCGGTGAAGAATATCGGCGCGTTCTCGGCAGACGTGACCGCTTCGTCCGCCAACTTCGCCGAGACGCAGCAAACCGGCCAGTCCTATCGCGTGCGCTACTCCAAGAGCCTGATATCCACCGGCACCTCGGTTGACCTGACGGCCCTGCGTTACTCTACCCGCAACTACTATAGCTTCAGCGAGTTCAACGGCCAGGGTTTCCGCCTGGAAGACGGCGTCAGCCCCTGGCTACAACAGCGACGGCGCAGCAGTTTTCAGACCCAGCTCAGCCAGCAGTTAGGCAGTTGGGGTAGCCTGAATTTCCGTGCCTCACGTGATGACTATTGGGGCAGTGAACGCAGCCTGACCGGGCTGGCACTGGGGTACAACAACAGCTACCGCGGCGTGAGCTATGGGGTGAATTATGCCATCGACCGGATGCAAGACAGCAACGGCAGTTGGCCAGAAAACCGCCAACTGTCGCTGAATGTCAGCGTGCCGTTCAGCGTATTCGGCCACGCTCCCGCGTTGCAATCCATGTATGCCACCAGCTCCATGAGCCGGGACAACACCGGGCGTATTCAGAGCCAGACCGGGATCAGCGGCAGTGCGCTGAATCAGGCGTTCTCCTATAGCGCGTCCCAGGGCCTGGGCAACCAGGGGCAGGCAGCCAACAGCAACCTGAGCGCCGGCTGGCAGGGTAGCAAAGGCAGCCTGAGTGCCGGTTATAGCTACAGTGAAGATTCGCAATCGATCAACCTGAACGCCAGCGGCGGGATGCTGGTGCATAGCGACGGCGTGACCTTTTCCCGCTCCATGGGCGAGTCCGTGGCGCTGGTGAGTGCGCCTGGGGCCGCCGGAGTGAACGTGAGTGGCGGCACGGCAGTAACAGACTCTCGGGGGTATGCAGTGGTGCCTTACCTGACCGCCTACGGCAAAAACAGCGTAGGGCTAGACCCGGCAACGCTGCCGGAAGGCGTGGACATCACCCAGTCGAACCAGAACGTTTACCCAACGCAGGGGGCGGTAGTGAAGGCCAATTTCGCCACCCGGATAGGCTATCAGGTACTGATGACTCTCAAGCGCGAGACTGGCGTAGTGCCTTTTGGGGCCACTGCCTCGCTGATCAACGCTCCCCAGGAAGAAAACGGCAGCATCGTGGGGGATGCAGGCCAGGTCTACCTGAGCGGATTGCCAGAACAGGGGGCGCTAAACGTGACATGGGGCGACAACCCCGATCGTCAATGTCGGGTGAACTTTAACCTGAAAGAAACCCAAACCACACCGGAAAGACCGGTGCGAGAAATCACAGCAAGCTGTGTATCAGCAAACGAGAAAGCATGA
- a CDS encoding molecular chaperone, translated as MINRRFHHIAGLLLCMALLLPGMAAAQGAPGLTLQSTRVIYPASASGGITFNVTNNTDTPYLMQSRVRDWGSNIESQVDSPAPFVALPPLQRVAPGEKLTLRIRLMNSYLRQDREAVFTLAIKAIPAQPEAPQANKAAGGNDALVLATQNQLKLFYRPAGLPTYGADKVAQQLRFQLQGDRLRVDNPTPFWATFGALTVGGQAVETPAMVPPLGQQTYSLAAKTTAGELAWQLVNDQGSLTPRQTRML; from the coding sequence ATGATAAACCGAAGATTTCATCACATAGCGGGCCTGCTGTTGTGTATGGCACTGCTGTTACCGGGCATGGCGGCAGCTCAGGGCGCGCCGGGGCTGACCTTACAGTCTACCCGCGTGATTTACCCAGCATCGGCGAGCGGTGGTATCACCTTCAACGTCACCAACAACACCGATACGCCTTACCTGATGCAGTCCCGGGTACGTGACTGGGGGAGCAACATTGAGAGCCAGGTGGATAGCCCGGCCCCGTTTGTCGCCTTACCGCCACTACAACGTGTGGCACCCGGCGAAAAGCTGACGTTACGCATCCGTTTGATGAACAGCTATCTGCGGCAGGATCGGGAGGCGGTATTTACCCTGGCTATCAAGGCTATTCCAGCCCAGCCTGAAGCCCCGCAGGCCAACAAGGCAGCGGGTGGCAATGACGCGTTGGTACTGGCTACCCAGAACCAGCTCAAGCTGTTTTACCGCCCGGCAGGGCTACCAACCTACGGAGCCGATAAGGTGGCACAGCAGTTACGCTTTCAGCTCCAGGGCGATAGGTTACGGGTCGATAATCCCACGCCATTTTGGGCCACCTTTGGTGCGCTAACGGTAGGAGGGCAAGCCGTGGAAACACCAGCCATGGTACCGCCGTTAGGCCAACAGACCTATTCACTGGCTGCGAAGACCACGGCTGGTGAACTGGCCTGGCAACTGGTCAATGACCAGGGATCGCTAACGCCCCGCCAGACCAGGATGCTGTAA
- a CDS encoding fimbrial protein — MFLRTGDNTLSGQLNYGVYVDTTRPQAGTYNLNFYLGKYQGSFTPVSHALNVRLTACTVTTPSQIRFGTVDAGSVAPVISPDSGIDLACNGRAPTVNVSYSAQAVSPTQTSSQLVMSNGQNQAQGTVRGFIGNGADADVGCNDAATSIHFGSPAKSLLANAASNQSHTIPLKWVLCPNATPVLGEGRASATLDIIWQ; from the coding sequence ATGTTTCTGCGTACCGGGGATAATACCCTCAGCGGCCAACTGAATTACGGGGTCTATGTGGACACCACCCGTCCACAAGCGGGCACTTATAACCTGAACTTTTATCTTGGAAAATATCAAGGGAGTTTCACGCCTGTCTCACACGCCCTCAATGTTCGCCTTACCGCCTGCACCGTCACTACCCCCAGTCAGATCCGCTTTGGTACTGTTGATGCGGGTTCTGTCGCCCCGGTTATCTCCCCGGACAGCGGAATAGACCTTGCCTGTAACGGCCGCGCGCCTACGGTTAATGTTTCCTATTCGGCGCAGGCGGTCTCCCCCACTCAAACTTCGTCACAACTGGTGATGAGCAACGGCCAGAACCAGGCGCAGGGAACGGTGCGCGGCTTTATTGGCAACGGTGCAGACGCTGATGTCGGCTGCAACGATGCCGCGACCTCCATCCATTTTGGCAGCCCGGCCAAGAGCCTGTTAGCCAATGCCGCAAGTAATCAGAGCCACACTATCCCATTGAAATGGGTGCTTTGCCCTAATGCTACTCCGGTGTTGGGAGAGGGAAGAGCCAGCGCAACGCTGGATATTATCTGGCAATAG
- a CDS encoding molecular chaperone, whose amino-acid sequence MTLNIKHTLRIIAGGMLLTAAPAMAGISADATRVIFQANDEAKGKSIGLTSSTSSLSPYLVKTQVTQDVQGQQTQVPFVTTPSLFRLEPGSTNQVLMMKTPGSLPQDRESLFYFRAVAMPAGAASTTSPAPAVAGTLQVATATVIKLFYRPGGLAMPQPQAMSKLQFSAEKQGVKVSNPTPYYITLNRLSIGNTPVKLRVEDGSSMIAPYSHALYPGTPRQGRVEWTAINDYGGMEAFNGTVQ is encoded by the coding sequence ATGACGTTGAATATAAAACATACTTTGCGAATTATCGCTGGAGGAATGCTGTTAACCGCTGCGCCAGCAATGGCCGGTATTTCTGCCGATGCGACCCGCGTTATCTTCCAGGCCAACGACGAGGCAAAGGGAAAAAGCATCGGGCTGACCAGCAGTACGTCCTCTCTCTCTCCCTATCTGGTCAAAACGCAAGTTACACAGGATGTTCAGGGGCAACAAACTCAGGTGCCCTTTGTCACTACACCGTCGCTGTTTCGTCTTGAACCAGGTAGTACCAACCAAGTGTTGATGATGAAAACTCCAGGTAGCTTACCCCAGGATCGGGAGTCGCTGTTCTATTTTCGCGCCGTTGCCATGCCTGCCGGGGCAGCCAGCACGACATCTCCAGCACCGGCCGTTGCCGGGACGTTGCAGGTAGCGACCGCCACCGTAATCAAACTGTTCTATCGCCCTGGTGGTCTGGCGATGCCGCAACCCCAGGCGATGAGCAAATTGCAGTTTTCTGCCGAAAAGCAAGGGGTAAAAGTCAGTAACCCGACCCCGTATTACATCACGCTTAATCGCTTGAGCATCGGTAATACCCCGGTGAAACTGCGCGTGGAAGACGGCAGCAGCATGATCGCCCCCTATAGCCATGCCCTTTACCCAGGCACACCTCGGCAAGGCCGCGTTGAGTGGACCGCCATCAATGACTACGGTGGCATGGAGGCATTCAATGGCACGGTGCAGTAA
- a CDS encoding molecular chaperone gives MNIKYFSGLLAAVLLSCPLVQAAPQERSGISLSQTRVVFDAKATSTTVGIRNYSDRPWLIRAQVMTAPGGTQSAPFMVTPPLFRLEPNSQSTVRILRQGTDVLPTDRESVFYLSFLAIPSSSKPDSDTASAVSAQVTVGIDTVIKLFYRPSGLALTPQDAAAKLTVRLQDNEVEVNNPTPYYQTLISFSLDGKPVAVREAGSMIAPFTSQRYPASGQPRQASWSVINDYGGISPSYQATISHGEAP, from the coding sequence ATGAATATCAAATATTTCAGTGGATTACTGGCCGCTGTTCTGCTCAGTTGCCCCCTGGTACAAGCCGCACCGCAGGAGCGGAGTGGGATAAGCCTCAGCCAGACAAGGGTAGTGTTTGATGCCAAAGCCACAAGCACCACGGTGGGGATTCGCAACTACAGCGATCGTCCGTGGCTGATCCGGGCTCAGGTGATGACTGCACCAGGCGGCACACAAAGCGCTCCGTTTATGGTTACCCCACCACTGTTCCGGCTGGAGCCAAACAGCCAGAGCACGGTACGCATTCTGCGCCAGGGTACCGACGTCTTACCCACTGACCGCGAATCGGTATTTTACCTGAGCTTCCTCGCGATTCCGTCGTCGTCCAAACCGGATAGCGACACGGCGTCTGCGGTATCTGCCCAGGTGACGGTGGGTATCGATACCGTCATCAAGCTGTTTTACCGTCCGAGCGGGCTGGCGCTGACGCCGCAGGATGCAGCGGCAAAGCTGACCGTTCGCCTACAGGATAATGAGGTGGAAGTGAACAACCCAACGCCCTATTACCAGACCCTGATCTCTTTCAGCCTGGATGGTAAACCGGTAGCGGTGCGCGAAGCCGGCAGCATGATTGCCCCCTTTACTTCCCAGCGTTATCCCGCCAGCGGGCAACCCCGGCAGGCCAGTTGGTCGGTCATTAATGATTATGGCGGTATCAGCCCGAGTTACCAGGCCACAATAAGCCACGGAGAGGCACCATGA